In Prinia subflava isolate CZ2003 ecotype Zambia chromosome 8, Cam_Psub_1.2, whole genome shotgun sequence, the genomic window TTCCACAGAAGTGCTTGACTGGTAAAGAACTATCCTGTTACTTCTGAAAAGCCCTTTTTGCTTAGAATTTTACCCTTCTCTTGCTGTTTTGGGGGTGTAGAGCAGTCGCAGGAGCTGCTTGGAGCCCAAAATATTGTGAACCATCAGGACACAGAGGCCTTGAGCCCTCTGAGAGGGGACAGTTTGAGCCATAATGTCCTTGTCACCCTCGTCCAGCCAAGCTCccaccccagctgtgcccccagcccagtTTGGGTGCCTGGCTGAACCTGAGCTCAccaccctcagctgctgctgccatgccAAGATAACTTAATTACAAACCCAGTCTCCAGTTGTTTTTTAGCTTCTCCTTCAAGACCAGATCTAGCTGAGAATGGAGCTGCTGGTCCTGGGCCCTGTTCTCCTGCTTTGGATCCTGGTGATTCTCTTTGTCCCATCCCAAGCTGATGTTTTGGGACTGTTGAGGGTCTCTACGGGGTGCCTCACATTTGCTCTTGgttctccatccctgcctgccctcgGGGTGAAGTTTGAAGAGGTGAAGTTTGGTTTCCAGCTAAGCTGGATCCAAAAAGCTGCTAGTTATTCCCAGGAAATTGGCACCAGGGTTACCTGGAatgggcacagcaggatggagaagGATGAGGATTTACCCATTACATTTATTAGGACTTTAAAAGCAGTTGGAGGTTTGTGTCCCACAGTTTACAACTTTCCCAGATGTTCTGAGGTCACACCTGCCCCTCACCATGAGGATGACCTTGTGACAGGGGCCAGCTCTTGCCTGGGGAGCAGCAAGCCTTTGGGTGAGACCTTTCTCCCCAGTTTTTCCATAGTCTTTGGAGAAAAAGAGGTGCTTTTGGGGGATCCTCCACCTCAGACCTCTGCCAGCTGGGCCTatggacacagccagggctttGACAGCTGAAGTGTGGCCCCAAATTTGCTTCTCACAACACCCACATGGTGCTGTTGGCAGTGTCCATGTAGTGCCTGGTCCTGGCCTTCCCAGGGTGGTGGGGTTGGAGCAGATCCCTCATTCCCAGTCCTTCCATGGCACTGACCAGGCAGGAGCTCAGTGCTGGATGTGGGGCTCCCCGGGCTGTGGGACCAGTTTGCTACTGGGGGAATCACAGGTGGCTCCTAATTTCTACAGAGGCTTTAGGGGTTGGTCAGTGgagtggggacagtgacagtTGGGGCAGGGCAGCCTCGGAGACACAGCCTGGACACGGGAGaaccccagggcagcaggatcccagccctgggctgggctgtgcaggtgttTGCAGCTCGGGATCCAGGCAGAGCCGTGCTCCAGGGGATCTGTCCccacaggggctggcagggtgctggcagggcctggcagaGGGCACAGGATCCCTCACTCTTCACCTGGGTGCTCCCCCACTGCCCACTTGGCCTTCACGTCCCGGAAAGGAGTGATGTCCTCGTAGGTGGCCATCTGCtccacctccagcccctgcagcaacGACAACGAGGGTGGGACATGGGAGGAGGTTCCAGCCACAGCACATCCCATGGGAGACCCAGCTGGGGaccctcccagagcccctgagACTGGAGCAGCTTCTGACAGGGAGAGAGGATGGAGATGGTTGGATGTTGATTGTTGGATGTTGGATGTGTGATGTGTTGGATGTTGGATGTTGGATGCTGGATGTTGCATGTTGCATGTTGCATGTTGGATGCCAGATGTGCGCTGGCTGCCTCTTggggcagctcagcacagctgatgAGTAATTTGGGATGAAGGTGCCCTGATCCTCCTCCCAAGGAGGGGCTGCAAGGTGACCCGCAGCAGACCCCCAGCAGGGGCAGAACCCCCCGTGTCAAGGCTCAGGGTGATGTTAGGGAGGTCCTGCTATCAATTAATTACCTCATAAGTGTGGTCCTCCtctggggttttcttttcttcacccTATGGAGAGTCACAGGTTGGTGTCAGCACCCACCACGATCCCCTGTCCCCGGTCTTGGTCCCCCAGGCCAGATCCTACCACTTTCACAGGCACATCCATGGAGTCACCACACAGCATTTGAGATGCTTACCTTCCCACTTGAGATATCCACAACCCCAGACCCATCCCATGCCCCTGGCCTGCCTGGGATGCActgcaggacactgctgtgagcccagctggggacaTCCCCTCTGCTGGAGGCACTGCCACTTGCCTTATCTAGGAAGAGGAGGATGGGGATGCTGATGAAGATGACGAGCAGGATGGACTGAATGATGATGATGGCGTCTTTCAGCGTGTTCCTGTTCTGGAcctgctggatgctgctggTACCTGGGAgcaacagcacagggagagcccAGGTGTCACCTCTGTGCAAGGCTGCAGGGGGAGGGATGAGCTCGCCATGGCCAGAGTATCACCAAGGGGGTCTGTGGGGACCAGCGTGACCTGTCCTCTGCATTGGGAGAGACCAGAGCACTGCAGTTGCCCCCAGGATTGGCACCAGGGACCAGCTCTGGGATGGGACATCTTGGGCAGTACCCAGCAGTCACCAAGAGCAGGACAAATCTGATTTATTAGAGGAACACGTCCTAGGGTTTTGCAGGATGGACATGCCAGGGCAGACCCAGGCAGGTTATCCTACTCCTTGGGGCTGGCAGTGAGGAATAGAACCTCTGTGGAGTCATAAAGCACCCACAGCTGGGTCAGAGAGGGtcccaccagcacagggagaggaggaggtgtGGAAGCACCATATGGGGTTCCTATGGAGGGGAAaatgggagaggaggagaaaaagcatCTCCTGGCATGCGGGAGGATGGGGAGCTGCCACTCACCCATGACCCGGAGCTCTGTCCCACACGAGTGCAGCTTCTCCTTCTGCACCAGGCCCTTCCTGTCACACACATAGATCCCATTGTCCTGGCTGGTGGCCCTGAAGAGGGTGAGGTTGATGGAGGCGTTCGTCCTCTCGATGCTGTAGCTGGGCGTGGTCTGGTTCAGCACAGAGAGGTCATCCCTGTCCTCTGCTGTCTTGTACCACTGCAtgacctgggggtcctgggagTAGCAGATGAGATAGATGGGCATGTTCTTCTTGACGGCCACGTACCGCAGGTTCTGGTACACCGGGGGACACTTGGCACCTGCAGGGGACAAggctgtcactgcagccacTCCCATGAGAgccctccagcacctcctgaaCAAAGAGCTTCCCAttttcatgctgcttttgaGCATCCAGCTTGGTTTTGGTGAATTATCCTCATCCCAGGCtccctccccagggaatggtcccggcctggaggctgccagagctccaggagtgtttggatagcgctgccaggggtgcacagggtgtggttgttggggggtctgggcagggccaggagctggactggatgatctctgtggatcccttccagtcaggatattctgtgattctatgagaTCTGAGGCTTTTGGTGGAAGTCTGCTTTTAAcggaaactccagtttttcgAAGGGAATACCTTTGCTCTAACACTTCTgtcctgctcccacccctctTTGTGCACATTTAGTTAATCCCAACTCCAAAGTTACAACCCGTGGAATCCCAGCTAGTTTCTCTTTTGCTTCCCCATTTTTGTGCCgtttggtttattttgtatttttctggcTGTGTTTCAGTCCCAGAGTGGTGACTTGGAGAGCCTGTTTGGGTTGCAGAGGTCACCTTTAGAGCCCCATGGGTGAAAATGGCACAAGGACAatggcacaggagctgtggcacaAGCCCAGGGCTGGTCCCAGACTTAATCATGCACCAAATGCAGAGGGAAAACCTGTGGGTGCTCAGGAAAGACGAGATCTGGCTTTGTAGGGAGAGGACAGTGCAGGACTGGGGATGAGCCATGGGGGATGTCACAGCCTGGGAATGGCCTTTGTGGGGAGAAAGGCCCGTGGGGGTGGGACAGCAactctgtggggacaggaggaccctgggggacacacacaggggaAGGGCCCAGCAGGTCTGAGGGTACCTGTGCTGTTCCCGGCACTGCTCTTGTCTGCTGAGATCCCACCTGCAAGACAGGAGAAGGGTCTGAGATTGCGGCCAGGAGCCCATGAGGTTGTCCCCAGTGGGGTGGATGTATCCTGGGCCCTTCCTGCCCACTCCATATGGAATGGAGTTCTTAGGAACAACAACAGAGCCCTCTCAGAGAACCTGAGGCAGTGCAGAATTGGGTACAAACCCTTCAATTTCCATCCTGTCTCCTCAAAGTTTTCCAGGTTGTTTTCTGGTTGATACCCCAGTGAAACCTGCTTCCTATAATGTCTCCGAGACTGGTGCCTCTTGGGAAGGCTCCAGATACTCCCAGCTCTGCATTTCCACTCTCTGAACCAGCCAGGGACCCTTCCCTGCTCGTATTTCCTGAGCTCTGTGATGGCCAGGGGTGTTCCCAGACCCTGTGGCCACACAGCCCCCAGGACAAGGGCTGTTGGGAAGGATGGAATGGAAAAGTGTTACAAACATGACTGCTTAGATTTTAGGAATATGAAAACTACAAGTGAGatagaaatgaaggcaagcTTTGAAATGTAAGATACCAAGCCCTCAGCCAGTGAAAAATGGTGTGGCTAGCTGGGGGTaagctcccttgattaaacaagaCCCTCCTGCTTGCCAAAGGTGGAATGGTAATACTataggctgtatgtaaatgCTGTAAGATTTGTATCTTGCACTGGATTGGTTAGTGTAAATCAGAATCTTCAACACAGAGGGAGATTTATTGTCCTGTAGCAAGAACTTCGGTCTCTCTTTCCTGGCCTGCTTCTAGCTGTGGCTAGCAGCTCTAAGCAGTGCCCTTGCACCCACGCCTTATGCAATAAACCACGTGTTCACAGAGCTGCCTTGTTTCCAGAGATATCTCGTCTACGTCCCAGCTGTCTTGTAAATCTCCTACAAAAGGCTGTGGGCTGGTGCTGTGGGACCTGCAGTGCAGGAAGCAGGGTGAGGTGGGGACCCCCCCCAGCACCCACGGGTGCCCTGCCCgcagctccagtgctgctgggccTGGTTCCtcttgctgcagctgggcaggaagcCCCAGCTCTGTTTACTGCCCCGCTTGAGCGCCCAGCTCCCTCCTTGGTGGGGATTCACCAAACCCCGTGGAGGACCTGGCACGGaggtggggctgcagcacctccctACAGGGCAGCTGCAAACCTCCCTATCcccagaaggagaaggaggaacagaaaaagaagaaaggttCAATTCCCCAGCCTGAGCTTtgtgctgccctcctgcagactcccagcctgcagggacctCCTGGCTTGGACAGGGGCTCCTCTCACTGCcccagagccccttccaggtCCTTGCTGCCCTGTTCATATTCAGCACTGACACCTCTGCAGGCAAATCCTCcccttccagccccattccGTTTTATTTCCAGGATGGGAGATGGCCTTTGTCCTGGCTGTGCAccagctgtgtgtccctgtcacctgcaGTGCCACTGGCCAAGGCTTTGCTCTCCAGGTTCTGTTGGTGTTTCTAAAGGAAGACCAGGCTGGTCCCTCACCTGGAAGCCCTCACACCCCTCCAAGTCGGGAGTTCCATTGCAGCCACAGGTGGGCTGaacttccccttcctcccccaaaGTCTCATGAGAGCCAagttccagctctgcagccttgaATCCATGCTGGACTTGTGTGGCCACCACAGGACCCCTTTAAATGCCCTTTGTCCTGTGGGCACACGTTTCCCTCTGAGGGTGGGATCTGCTGCAGGTTCTCGTAGCTGTCCCTGTACCAGGCAAGAGGAGCTGAAAGGGGACAGGAGCCATGTCctgggttttgctgctgcttctcctagGGGAACAGTGCACgcatgcacacacagaccccacaaatccccccaaaagcctttttcctcccatttaTCCTCTGCTCCTGGGCACTGAACCCCACAGTGCAGAGATGTGGCTTGGCCATGGCCTCAGCAAAGTGTCAGGCCCATCCCCAGGCCTCTGAGAGTAATAAATGgttaaaaaaccctcaacagCTCTTCTTTCCTGCCACCTGCagtcccagccaggctggctctgcagccGTTCGGCCAAAACCACCTGCCTGCCCCAGAATGTGTCCTGGCTGCACACCTCCAAGGGgagcaaaacccaaacccccGGGAAGGCACTGGGCTCTGAGCCCTGttgtgccctcctgggctccccaggaggctcccagcacagcaggcctGAGAGAGACCAGCACAGAGCTTAAAATTTTTGCTctgagagccagagctggggtaAGCCCTCGAGCAGGGGACACACCCCAGGCCATTGTCCTGGGTCATTGCTCTGAAGTGCAAACCCTGTTTGGTACCTACCTAcgagcagagccagcagccacagggTCACCgggagcagccagagcctcGTGCCCGGATCAGCCATATCTCAGTACCCAGGGCAGGCAAACACCCGACCTGTGCTTCTGCAGAAACAGCGGCTGCTCCCACCACCCTGGCCTCAGTACCTAAAAATGGCAAAGCCACTGCTCTGTGCGTGGCCCCTTTCCTGCTCATGTAAATCCTCCCCGCTGGGGACTTTCCCTCGGGGCTGGTTTTGAATGCAGTGCAGACGCTGGGGCGGCCCTGCCTGTGGGCTGGGCACCATCCAGCCCCGGGTCCCTGGGCTTCATCCATCCTCCTGTGCCCAGGAACTGTCCAttctcctgtccctgggcactgtccagccccATGTTCCCGAGCACTGTCCATCCTTCTGTCCCCAGGCACTGTCCATCCTCCTGTCCCCGGGCACTGTCCATCCTTCTGTCCCCAGGCACGGTCCATCCTCCTGTCCCCGGGAACTGTCCATCCCCCTGTGCCCGGGCACTGTCCATTCTCCTGTTCCCGGGAACTGTCCATCCCCCTGTGCCCGGGCACTGTCCAGCCCCATGCCCCCAGGCACTGTCCAGCCCCATGCCCCCAAGCACTGTCCACCCTGGTGGTGCCAATattccctggaggtgcccaggaCTGGTGtggacctgcagcagagctggggatgagCCCATCTGCAAAGCAGGAGGTGCCAAACCTGGGCAAAGCACAGAAGATGTGCCCAGGAAATGGGATTGGCGCTGCCTGGCCACATCCCTGGGGGGACAGGACGGGGGTGACCCCCAGGGTCTCCTCCCAGCTCCACAGATCCCCCCAGGGTGTTTGGCCCTGAAGGGAACGGGCAGGGAATTATGGTGGCCCAGTAGCCAAGAGTTGCAGCAGGAATGGGGTAAGAACAGGGGATGTTTGTGGAGTTGCTTGTTGTGGGATGCAGTGGGATGAGTCccccagctcccatccctgcatGCCAGGGAGACCAGAAATCTAAAATCATAGAAGCATGAGTCAGTCACAAAATCATTATGGCTTGAAAAGACATTTAGGATCatcagctcagcagcaccacCATGATCACCACTAAgccatgtcctcaagtgccacatccccaTGTTTTCTGAGCACTTCAGAAATGAGGAGATGGGGAAATGGCCAAACTAAGGAGTCACTTGGGTGCCAGCCATGCCCACCCTTTCCCCACACCCCATTTGTCACTTCCAAGAGCCTTCCCCATGGAACCTCCGAGACAGCCAGGCCCCAGGGAAGCTCACTGAGCCCCCCAAGGTGAGCTCTGATGCAGAAACAGGcttctccaggctctgccccacCCCCCAGTTGTTACTCGTTATCGGCTGTGGGTGAGCACTGAACTGTAACTCCAGTGAAAAACACCTCTGGGTACTTCTGCCAGTCGTGTTGGTCCCCAGAGCCTGGTGCCACTGCCCGGGGCCTCCCCAAACCTTCATCTTCTGCAggctgggtgggttttttgccAGTTCTGAGCACCTGATGTGTGCTGGGAACCAACCCAGCCTGGTTTTGCATGCAAAGGCACAGGAagcaagagaaataaagttttccAGAGAAAATCTGGCTCCATGAGGATTCTCCAACAGTGATGGGAGAGGTGCCTTCTCCTGGTTCTGTACGTAGgggcagcactgccaagtccttGCTGCCATCACCCCTGGGTccggctgcaggagcagagcctggccctggTATCCCAGCAGGGCCAAGTGAAAGGGATGCCCACGTGCTTGGCAGGCATTGGAGGGGTTTTTATGAGGTTGTGGGGCAGCAGATGGGAGCTGGGATGCTGGAGGTGCCTGGGAAAGCCCTGTGCAGTAAAACCACGAGTGGGGCACAAACTGAAGAGGGTTTGCAGTGACAGTGGCCAGATCAGCCCCTGTTCCACCTGAGGGCTCCTTGGCACCCTTGAAAGGCACAGAGGGGCTCTGTCTCCTCTGGAGACCCCTGTGCTTACAGCAACCACAACGTGCGGCGTGGGGGAACCTGGTGGCCCCACGGGGTGGGTCCCATGTCCCCATGCCTCTCCCCCTGGACCACTCTGGCTCCACggctcccagagcagagcctgtgaTGGCCAGGGGCATCCCCAGGTCCTGTGAGCCCCCTGGGAATGTGGGTTGGTTCTGTGGGACCTCCAGTGCAGGAAGCAGGGTGAGGTGGGGACCCCTCCGgtgcctgcagctgcaccttccccaccttccccagcccttccctctggTCGGGGTTTGGGTTTCACGGTGCCCGGGCGGgtgggctgtgccccagcccctgcagccccgccTGCGCGCACAGCCGGCTCTGCCCGGCTTACGCCAGCCCCGGGACGAGCTGTTCCAGCGGCAGCGAAAAcagcggcggggccgagccGTGCCTCGGGCACGTCAgcggggcgcgggggcggcTGCTCCTCGCTGACGCAGAACCTCCTTCAGCTACCCTGTCCTCTCCCAGCCGTGCTcacctgcctgctggggtggggTTGGAGCCTGTGTGGGGCAACTCCGGGGTTTGAacctcctccagaccctcttCTGTCCTTGGTGGAGCCCACAGCAGCGTCTCCTGTGGCTCCTAATGCCAGTGAGCACCGAGGGCTCCAGGGGATGGGGTCGTGAGCAGAGCAGAAGCTcggggagctgggctggaagtCCCAGGGGACACCCCTGGGGCCTCCTGTGCAGGATGAGACCCCCAGGTCCTGCTGAGTTTGGCAGGTCTAAGGCCAAGGGAAGGGGTGTTCACCCCTCCCAGTGCAGGGAAAACATCACCCTCCCAAAGACACCCCAACACACTTGGTATCATAATAACAGATCATTTACAGTTGTTTATTGTAAGAAATGTACAAAGAAAAACGGCTTTAGCTCACACAAACCCTGCTCTGGGGCATTTCCCCATCCCTGACGACACAAACGTAGAAGCAGCATTGATTGTGAACCACGGTCCGGGCAGGGACTGCCATGCCAGGTGTGCTTCCCATGGAAACGCCAGCGACAGCAACtcaggctcctgctgcagggagcatcGACAGGGAAATGAGGGCACAAGGCCCTGGAGGAGCCCagtgcccccagctctgccacctgGCTGGCAGCTCATGGCTCCAAGCCAAGCTCAGCACCGCTCCTGGCCAGCCTGGCCGTGGGGCGGCCGTGACGGCAGCACCCTAAGCAGCTcgggaaaagaagggaagaatCAGAGTACAAAAAGACAAAGCCTTTGGCTTCAGGAACAGCCCTTGTTTGAACTGGAAGAGGTTTTGGTTCATGTTTGTTTTGATAtcatgaggggtttttttttcccttttgaaggCAGAAGATGGTCAGAGGTGAACTTGGGTCTTTTTGCCcatttttcacagaatcccagaatgctttgggttggaaggacctcaAAGCCTatccagtgccacctcctgccatgggcagggacaccttccactatcccaggctgctccaagccccgtccagcctggccttgggcactgccagggatccaggggcagccacagctgtgccagggccattTTCCTTGATTTACTTTCCTTTTGCTTACCTGTGTGAAGAACAGCAAATCCCTTTTCCCCCTGGGAAAATGCTCCTCTTCCTGGAGGTTTCCTGGTGAGGCCCTGCCTGGCCCATCCAGAATGTGCCCCCGGGGCCtctccacagccccagcctaTGGAAGGATGCTCTGCCCGAGGATTTTGGGATTCACACCCAGTTGCATCATTTATTACATGCATCCACCTGGGGCTTGGGTGGGATTTAGGGCACCCCTAAAGCAGCTTGTGGAAAGGGTCATTCAGACATCTGCTCCAATTCCTGGGGGTGCATTGCATTAATTAACACTAATGAAGAGGACATTTGGAATGCCAACCAAGAGCACTCCAGTGGGATGGCTCTTCTTGCAACAGGGCTAGTAAAAAACCCCTGGAGAATTTTGTCCTGGGAACTGAGGATTCTTGGAGGACATTTCCAAACCCTACCTTTGCCCATTGCTTTCCTGCCACAAAACCTGGATGGAAATGGGAAAACAGAGTAAAACCCGACTATAAATAGTGTTTACATTCGTCCTACAGAGACCTGAATGATTTCTGGTTTCAATGCATATTCAGAGACCTTGAAAACCTGATATTTAACCCTGAGAACAAATCTGCAGATGCTTTGCTTTGGCTTTGCAAACCAATTTTTAAGACATAATTGCACTTTCTCTTGTATGTAACAAAAAGTAATCATCAAGCTTATTCAGATGTTCAAAAGAGAGGTGCTACTTTAAGACTTTGGAGATTTTTGTTCACAAAactttctgctttctgtaaTTATTCTTAATATTATTTCACTTGGCTCATCTTTCACCGTTTGCTTGGCTCTACTCTGGAAgaataaaatacaggaaaatctCTTAATTGTGAAATaacattaataaataattacttCAAGTGAAAGGACAACCATACTCTTCTGTTCATGCCTGAAAACCATCGTTACCGTGATGAGATCATTTCAAAAGTAACTTGTTTCTCTTTCACCGACAACAGATTTCACATTTGAGTTCTCATAAGGAAAAGAATTAAACTTTTTGCAAGTGCAGTGGGCTGTAAAACCCAGGATCAGGAGGAGATCCTGCTTTGAAATTCAAGGTGGTTGCTTGAAATATGTGAAATTAGCTCAATATCTAAGATCTAGAGATCTGTGCATGGAAGAGCTTTGAACAGGAGATACAAATGAAGTCTCTTCAGGCTGGGCCAGAGGTGGAATCTCCCTGTGTTACACCAGCGACTCTTTCACCACGCGTCCCTTATCCCAAGCCTGTGCTTCCTCAGGAGCATCCTGGGGTGTCTCTGAGCTGGGAATGGGCTCGAGACCCAAGGCAGGGGCTGTCTCCACATCTGTCCCGGTGTTCCCGTAGATCTCCTGCATCCTGGTGGCGATCAGCCCCTCCTTCTCGGGTGCGTCCTCGCCCAGGGCATCCTGGCTGTGTCTGTACATGTAGGACGCCTGCTTCACTGAGCGCCTCAGGAGGTACCTCCGGAAAGCCCTCTGGATCTTGGTGGCACAGACCTCCTCTTGTTTCCTCTTCAGGGTAGTGGTGATGGGTTCATAGGAAACCTTCGAGGGGTTGGCAGCCATGAACTTCTCCTCCATGGTGGCCTTCAGGGCATCCATTTCTCCCGAGTCTCCCAACACTTCCTTAGTCAGGGCAAAGAGGATGTCTAGGCAGTGGATTTTGTCCCCAGCAACCATTGGTAGATCCATGGTGATGAGTTTGATCTTGTTGGGCTTGGGAACTCTGAGTGGCTCCTGCAAGGTGTCCACAAAGTCAGACAAGGTGCTGTAGGCAATGAACTGGGTGGCGTCCGGGTCAAACTTCTCCCAGGTTTcgtaaaacatttcaaaatcgTCTTCGCAGAGGGGCTCGCTGCTCTCCTCCGTGGCCACGCTGAAGTTCTCCAGGATGATGGCAATGTACATGTTCACCACGATGAGGAAGGAGATGATGATGTAGCTGCAGAAGAAGAAGATGCCGATTGAGGGATTCCCACAGTCTCCTTTCACCGAACTCCCGGGGTTCTCCAGCTCGGGGTCGCAGTCTGGGGGGCCGCTGTTGAGGATGGGGTTGAGGAGCCCATCCCACCCCGCTGATGTGGTGATCTGGAAGAGACAGATGATGCTGTTCCCGAAGGTTTCGAAGTTGAAGATGTCATCGATGCCCGACTCCTTCTTGACGTAGGCGAAGTTGGACATCCCAAAGATGGAGTAGATGAACATGacaaggaagagcaggaggCCGATGTTGAACAGGGCGGGCAGGGACATCATCAGGGCAAAGAGGAGCGTCCGGATGCCTTTGGCTCCTCGGATCAGCCGCAGCACGCGGCCGATCCGTGCCAGCCGGATGACCCTGAAGAGCGTGGGGGATACAAAGTACTTCTCGATGATGTCCGAGAGGACAATACCTGTGGAGGGATGAAGGACAGGTGAGTTTGCTGTGCCACCAACGGGAGGTGAAGGGGAGCTGCTCCACTCCATCTGGGCAGACACAGTGAGGTGAGACTACCCCCGATGGCTCCTCCAGTGACagggaaaacattaaaaaacaaccTCTGAGCACAAGGGTTAAACT contains:
- the CD79B gene encoding B-cell antigen receptor complex-associated protein beta chain isoform X2, which codes for MADPGTRLWLLPVTLWLLALLVGAKCPPVYQNLRYVAVKKNMPIYLICYSQDPQVMQWYKTAEDRDDLSVLNQTTPSYSIERTNASINLTLFRATSQDNGIYVCDRKGLVQKEKLHSCGTELRVMGTSSIQQVQNRNTLKDAIIIIQSILLVIFISIPILLFLDKGEEKKTPEEDHTYEGLEVEQMATYEDITPFRDVKAKWAVGEHPGEE
- the CD79B gene encoding B-cell antigen receptor complex-associated protein beta chain isoform X1; translated protein: MADPGTRLWLLPVTLWLLALLVGGISADKSSAGNSTGAKCPPVYQNLRYVAVKKNMPIYLICYSQDPQVMQWYKTAEDRDDLSVLNQTTPSYSIERTNASINLTLFRATSQDNGIYVCDRKGLVQKEKLHSCGTELRVMGTSSIQQVQNRNTLKDAIIIIQSILLVIFISIPILLFLDKGEEKKTPEEDHTYEGLEVEQMATYEDITPFRDVKAKWAVGEHPGEE